A stretch of Geomonas oryzisoli DNA encodes these proteins:
- a CDS encoding NADH-quinone oxidoreductase subunit N, with amino-acid sequence MTLVDLYAIMPIVITACAALFVLLCGPLLLSASLTAIGVTASAAAGVWAALSTPTSTQAVAGLAFTPLARFLIPVFCFAAAVTLLLSHSYNERRGIKGEEFPATVLFALFALCVLPCATNMLILFLALESVSFAFYILVSMDLNRADSGEAGLKYLLMGAVAAAFTAFGFALLFTGSGTLELSGALARPDNRAIISAGWGVILVGIAFKLSLVPGHLWTPDVYQGAPAPVSAFLSTSSKVAAAALLLMLLALLPPMVELRVPLAALSVLSMVLGNLAALLQQNIKRMLAYSSVAHMGYLSLALLSGSRDGYAAVLLYGAVYTAMNLAAFGAISALSVDEERELITDYAGLGFTAPLRGGVLALAMISLAGIPPAAGFIGKFFIFYSAIKGGAIALAIIGILSAAASAYFYLRVVAQLYMHRGEAPAPRAVSLAEGLALCLTSVMILVVGIYPGPLLNAIDAALR; translated from the coding sequence ATGACGCTTGTTGATCTATATGCCATCATGCCGATCGTGATCACCGCGTGCGCGGCGCTGTTCGTGCTGCTGTGCGGGCCTCTGCTCCTGTCGGCGAGCCTTACGGCCATCGGGGTGACCGCTTCGGCGGCAGCCGGCGTGTGGGCGGCTCTCTCGACACCTACTTCCACTCAGGCCGTCGCCGGCCTCGCCTTCACCCCGCTGGCCCGGTTCCTGATCCCGGTATTCTGCTTCGCCGCTGCCGTCACGCTGCTCCTCTCTCACAGCTACAACGAGCGCCGCGGCATCAAGGGGGAGGAGTTCCCGGCCACGGTGCTCTTCGCCCTGTTCGCATTGTGCGTCCTTCCCTGCGCCACCAACATGCTGATCCTGTTCCTCGCGCTGGAATCGGTCTCCTTCGCCTTCTATATCCTGGTCAGCATGGACCTGAACCGCGCCGATTCGGGAGAGGCGGGACTTAAGTACCTCCTCATGGGGGCGGTGGCGGCGGCTTTCACGGCCTTCGGCTTCGCCCTCCTCTTCACGGGCAGCGGCACCCTCGAGCTTTCCGGCGCGCTGGCCCGCCCCGACAACAGGGCCATCATCTCCGCAGGATGGGGCGTCATCCTGGTGGGCATCGCTTTCAAACTCTCGCTGGTCCCCGGGCACCTCTGGACACCCGATGTCTACCAGGGAGCGCCGGCACCGGTTTCCGCCTTTCTTTCCACGAGTTCCAAGGTCGCCGCTGCGGCGCTCCTGCTGATGCTGCTCGCCCTGCTCCCCCCGATGGTCGAACTTCGCGTCCCGCTCGCCGCCTTGTCCGTGCTCTCCATGGTGCTGGGCAACCTGGCCGCGCTGCTGCAACAGAACATCAAGAGGATGCTGGCGTATTCCTCTGTGGCTCACATGGGCTACCTCAGTCTCGCCCTGTTGAGCGGAAGTCGCGACGGTTACGCCGCCGTCCTTCTCTACGGCGCGGTCTATACCGCCATGAACCTCGCCGCCTTCGGCGCCATTTCCGCCCTCTCCGTTGACGAGGAAAGGGAGCTCATCACCGACTACGCCGGGCTTGGCTTTACGGCACCCTTGCGTGGCGGCGTGCTTGCCCTCGCCATGATCTCCCTGGCGGGGATACCGCCTGCGGCCGGTTTCATCGGTAAATTCTTCATCTTCTACTCGGCCATCAAGGGAGGGGCCATCGCCCTCGCCATCATCGGTATCCTGAGCGCCGCCGCATCTGCTTATTTCTACCTCAGGGTGGTGGCCCAACTGTACATGCACCGGGGTGAGGCTCCCGCACCGCGCGCCGTATCCCTCGCCGAAGGTCTCGCCCTCTGCCTCACCTCTGTGATGATCCTCGTGGTCGGCATCTATCCCGGCCCGCTGCTCAACGCCATCGACGCAGCTCTCCGCTGA
- a CDS encoding complex I subunit 4 family protein: MTSLIPILTLLVFVPLCGSLLVFALRRSGATARGVTVAFCLAELALSLWPLALSGQQAAGAPAGFFLYEDAAWIERFGIRYTLGMDGISAVMVVLTAFITLIAVLSAWQVKERSGLFLALLLALQAAVQGLFLSLDLFLFYLFWEAMLIPMLLLIGVWGNGRPVYSTIKFFLYTFVGSLLMLMAIIALYLMHGAQTASYTFALPELVRTNIPYDIGLWLFAAFLLSFAIKFPLFPLHTWQPDAYCDAPVAGTLMLGSLLSKTAAYGLIRIAFPLFPEASRAFTPLIYVVAVLGIGYFAWIAFAQRDMKRMLAYSSVSHMGFVALGIAAWSPVAVSGALLQMVNHAVTTGALFVVIGMLEERADSRDLAGFGGTWSKIPVFSFFFLVFNMASAGVPGLNNFVSELIILVGTFRVAPLAAAIAFLGTILTLVYTVRLVQEVLFGKEKTPLELKDLSLREAGVLAVMALVVVYLGVHPGPVLDMFKTPLEVLLKP, encoded by the coding sequence ATGACTTCTCTCATCCCGATACTCACGCTGCTGGTCTTTGTTCCGCTCTGCGGGTCGCTGCTGGTCTTCGCGCTCCGGCGCAGCGGCGCCACCGCGCGTGGCGTGACCGTCGCGTTCTGCCTGGCGGAGCTCGCGCTCTCCCTCTGGCCGCTGGCGCTGTCGGGCCAGCAGGCGGCTGGTGCGCCTGCCGGGTTCTTCCTCTACGAGGATGCGGCATGGATCGAGCGCTTCGGGATCCGCTACACCCTGGGCATGGACGGCATCAGCGCCGTCATGGTCGTCCTCACCGCGTTCATCACCTTGATCGCCGTCCTCTCCGCGTGGCAGGTCAAGGAGCGCTCCGGGCTGTTCCTTGCCCTGTTGCTCGCCTTGCAGGCCGCCGTCCAGGGGCTGTTTCTGAGCCTCGACCTGTTCCTCTTCTACCTCTTCTGGGAGGCGATGCTGATCCCGATGCTGCTACTGATCGGCGTCTGGGGCAACGGGCGCCCGGTGTACTCCACCATCAAATTTTTCCTCTACACCTTCGTGGGTTCCCTGCTCATGCTGATGGCGATCATAGCACTCTACCTGATGCACGGCGCCCAGACCGCGAGCTACACCTTCGCCCTCCCCGAACTGGTCCGCACCAACATCCCGTACGACATCGGGCTCTGGCTGTTCGCCGCGTTCCTGCTCTCCTTCGCCATCAAGTTCCCGCTGTTCCCGCTCCACACCTGGCAGCCTGACGCCTACTGCGACGCGCCGGTCGCCGGAACCCTGATGCTCGGCAGCCTTCTCTCCAAGACCGCCGCCTACGGACTGATCCGCATCGCCTTCCCGCTTTTCCCCGAAGCATCGCGTGCCTTCACGCCCCTGATCTACGTGGTGGCCGTGCTCGGCATCGGCTACTTCGCCTGGATCGCCTTCGCCCAGCGCGACATGAAGCGGATGCTCGCTTACTCGAGCGTCAGCCACATGGGGTTCGTCGCGCTCGGCATCGCCGCCTGGAGCCCCGTTGCGGTCTCCGGCGCGCTGCTGCAGATGGTGAACCATGCCGTTACCACCGGCGCGCTCTTCGTCGTGATCGGGATGCTGGAAGAGCGGGCCGACAGCCGCGATCTTGCCGGCTTCGGCGGCACCTGGAGCAAGATCCCGGTCTTTTCCTTCTTCTTCCTGGTCTTCAACATGGCGTCCGCCGGTGTGCCGGGGCTCAACAATTTCGTGAGCGAGCTGATCATCCTGGTGGGAACCTTCCGCGTCGCGCCGTTAGCAGCGGCGATCGCCTTCCTGGGGACCATACTGACGCTGGTTTACACGGTGCGCCTGGTGCAGGAGGTACTGTTCGGCAAGGAGAAGACGCCGCTGGAGCTGAAGGACCTTTCGCTGAGAGAGGCGGGGGTACTGGCGGTCATGGCGCTGGTGGTTGTTTACCTCGGTGTCCACCCCGGGCCCGTGCTCGATATGTTCAAGACCCCGCTGGAGGTTTTGCTTAAGCCCTAA
- the nuoL gene encoding NADH-quinone oxidoreductase subunit L: MLATYLTLMLLFPLAGGITCAVAGRKLPRTLVEVLACTTVWGSFACAVLAAVTYSGPQVITLADWFASFDLSIPFSLYLDPLSLSMVVMIGFVCGLIHVYSVFYMREDEDYARYFALLNLFVFAMLTLVLGETLPLLYLGWEGVGFCSYLLIGFWYTDPANADAGRKAFITTRIGDVALMIALAWLFQLFNTLSVTKVNGMGFLMPGSVITMLGILFLIAAMGKSAQMPLMVWLPDAMAGPTPVSAMIHAATMVTAGVYLLARLLPLIGGSKTALAAIAITGGLTAFYGATCALAQRDLKRVLAYSTISQIGYMMLGVGAGAVTAATFHLLVHAFFKALLFLGAGCVIAAMHHEQDIYKMGGLRRSLPLTFWSFLIGAACLAGIPLTGGFFSKDSILLAVWLKGGVLYQALYLLGLVTALVTAYYSFRLVLLVFAGDNGHVHRSSGLTVMQLVLVPLAILALFGGALDLPAYLGGGYLSGFFATLPPSDLPTGSHEQEIALQLIAGIVALLGLAAAYFRYGKGRAERMREAQAQPSALIHFLANGWYFDKLYHLVLIRPYQALAGFWWERVDRGVIDASVDGLGSGLGGAGRLLGRWSTGKVAVYLISFAAGGALILGYLAWLAL; this comes from the coding sequence ATGCTTGCTACCTACCTGACACTCATGCTCCTCTTCCCACTCGCCGGCGGGATCACCTGCGCCGTGGCGGGACGTAAACTGCCGCGCACGCTGGTGGAGGTACTGGCCTGCACCACGGTCTGGGGAAGCTTCGCCTGCGCGGTGCTGGCCGCCGTGACGTACTCGGGTCCGCAGGTGATCACCCTGGCCGACTGGTTCGCAAGCTTCGATCTCTCCATCCCCTTCTCGCTCTACCTCGACCCACTCTCGCTGTCGATGGTGGTCATGATCGGTTTCGTATGCGGGCTGATCCACGTCTATTCCGTCTTCTACATGCGCGAAGACGAGGACTACGCGCGCTATTTCGCCCTTTTGAACCTGTTCGTGTTCGCCATGCTCACCCTGGTTCTCGGGGAGACCCTGCCCCTGCTGTATCTCGGCTGGGAAGGGGTGGGCTTCTGCTCCTACCTCCTAATCGGCTTCTGGTACACCGATCCTGCTAACGCCGACGCCGGCAGGAAGGCCTTCATCACCACCAGGATCGGGGACGTGGCCCTGATGATCGCGCTGGCCTGGCTGTTCCAGCTGTTCAACACCCTTTCCGTCACCAAGGTGAACGGGATGGGGTTCCTCATGCCCGGCTCCGTCATCACCATGCTGGGGATCCTGTTCCTGATCGCCGCCATGGGCAAGTCGGCGCAGATGCCGCTCATGGTCTGGCTCCCGGACGCGATGGCCGGCCCGACCCCGGTCTCCGCCATGATCCACGCCGCCACCATGGTCACCGCCGGCGTCTACCTGCTGGCGCGCCTGCTGCCGTTGATCGGCGGCTCCAAGACCGCCCTCGCCGCCATCGCGATCACCGGCGGGCTGACCGCCTTCTACGGCGCCACCTGCGCCCTCGCGCAGCGGGACCTGAAACGGGTGCTGGCCTATTCGACCATCAGCCAGATCGGCTACATGATGCTCGGCGTCGGCGCCGGGGCGGTCACCGCGGCGACCTTCCACCTGCTGGTGCACGCCTTCTTCAAGGCCCTGCTCTTCCTCGGGGCGGGCTGCGTCATCGCCGCCATGCACCACGAGCAGGACATCTACAAGATGGGAGGCCTGCGGCGCTCACTGCCGCTCACCTTCTGGAGCTTCCTGATCGGCGCCGCCTGCCTGGCCGGCATCCCCCTCACCGGCGGCTTCTTCAGCAAGGACAGCATACTGCTGGCCGTCTGGCTCAAGGGTGGCGTGCTGTACCAGGCTTTATACCTGCTGGGCCTCGTCACCGCGCTGGTCACCGCCTACTACAGTTTCCGGCTGGTACTCCTGGTCTTTGCGGGAGATAACGGTCACGTGCACCGCAGCTCCGGTCTCACCGTAATGCAATTGGTGCTGGTCCCGCTCGCCATTTTGGCGCTCTTCGGAGGCGCGCTCGACCTCCCCGCCTACCTGGGAGGAGGGTACCTGAGCGGCTTCTTCGCGACGCTCCCCCCAAGCGATCTCCCGACCGGTTCGCACGAGCAGGAGATCGCGCTGCAGCTCATCGCCGGAATCGTGGCGCTCCTTGGTCTCGCGGCCGCCTACTTCCGCTATGGAAAGGGACGGGCCGAGCGGATGCGTGAGGCGCAGGCCCAGCCCTCCGCGCTGATCCACTTCCTGGCCAACGGCTGGTACTTCGATAAGCTGTACCACCTGGTCCTGATCCGTCCTTACCAGGCCCTGGCAGGATTCTGGTGGGAGCGGGTGGACCGTGGGGTGATCGATGCGTCCGTGGACGGCCTGGGATCGGGCCTGGGGGGCGCCGGCCGGCTGCTCGGGCGCTGGAGCACCGGGAAGGTCGCCGTCTATCTCATCAGTTTTGCCGCCGGGGGAGCCCTCATCCTGGGTTACCTCGCCTGGCTTGCGCTGTAA
- the nuoK gene encoding NADH-quinone oxidoreductase subunit NuoK gives MSVPLSHVLIVASLMFAMGLGCVVAWRANVIMMLIGIEIMLNAVMLTFVGGSAHWQIADGQLFSLMLMALTSAEVSLALAMVVYLHRRKNTVNTDRFDSMKG, from the coding sequence ATGAGCGTACCCCTTTCCCACGTGCTGATCGTGGCATCGCTGATGTTCGCCATGGGCCTTGGCTGCGTGGTGGCCTGGCGCGCCAACGTCATCATGATGCTGATCGGCATCGAGATCATGCTGAACGCGGTGATGCTCACCTTCGTCGGCGGCTCCGCCCACTGGCAGATCGCGGACGGACAACTTTTCTCGCTGATGCTGATGGCGCTGACCTCCGCGGAGGTGTCGCTTGCGCTCGCCATGGTCGTTTACCTGCACCGGCGCAAGAATACCGTCAACACCGACCGGTTCGACTCCATGAAGGGCTAG
- a CDS encoding NADH-quinone oxidoreductase subunit J family protein, which translates to MEATLFYILAAVLLTGTLLAITARQAVRSIVYLVASFLALALMFYLLGAPLIAAFEVIIYAGAIMVLFLFVIMMLELESPEKLPKPHLKNWLPALLLAGAVVGSLVVLLCSRLQAVPPGFVQIPVRQFAFTLFKQYGVAVEVVSMQLLFALVGALYLGRRK; encoded by the coding sequence ATGGAAGCGACCCTTTTCTACATACTGGCGGCGGTGCTCCTCACCGGGACCCTGCTCGCCATCACGGCCCGACAGGCGGTGCGCTCCATCGTCTACCTGGTGGCCTCGTTCCTCGCCCTGGCCCTGATGTTCTATCTCCTGGGGGCGCCGCTCATCGCGGCCTTCGAGGTGATCATCTACGCCGGTGCCATCATGGTGCTCTTCCTGTTCGTCATCATGATGCTGGAGCTGGAGTCGCCCGAGAAGCTCCCCAAGCCTCACTTGAAGAACTGGCTGCCGGCCCTGCTTCTGGCGGGAGCCGTGGTGGGGTCGCTGGTGGTCCTGCTCTGTTCCCGCCTGCAGGCGGTTCCCCCGGGGTTCGTACAGATCCCGGTGCGCCAGTTCGCCTTCACCCTGTTCAAGCAATACGGGGTGGCCGTGGAAGTGGTCTCCATGCAGCTCTTGTTCGCGCTGGTGGGCGCACTCTACCTCGGGAGGCGCAAATGA
- the nuoI gene encoding NADH-quinone oxidoreductase subunit NuoI, whose translation MPLLNDIKEILTGLSITFRHIFRKPVTVQFPEERRPMPERFRGSIVLTRDPDGAERCVACYLCSGACPVDCISMAAAEGENGRRYAAWFRINFSRCILCGLCAEACPTLAIQMSPEMFHCRRQVIDMVYEKEDLLIDGTGKDPNYNFYRHAGTGVVQPRGSGAGEQAPADPRSLLP comes from the coding sequence ATGCCCCTACTGAACGACATAAAAGAGATCCTGACCGGCCTTTCCATCACCTTCCGCCATATCTTCCGGAAGCCGGTCACGGTGCAGTTCCCCGAGGAGCGCAGGCCCATGCCCGAACGCTTCCGCGGCAGCATCGTCCTCACCCGCGACCCCGACGGCGCCGAGCGCTGCGTCGCCTGCTATCTGTGCTCCGGGGCGTGCCCCGTCGACTGCATCTCGATGGCCGCGGCGGAAGGGGAGAACGGCCGACGTTACGCCGCCTGGTTCCGCATCAACTTCTCGCGCTGCATCCTGTGCGGCCTGTGCGCCGAGGCCTGCCCGACGCTCGCCATCCAGATGTCGCCCGAGATGTTCCACTGCAGGCGCCAGGTGATCGACATGGTCTACGAGAAGGAGGACCTGCTCATCGACGGCACCGGCAAGGATCCCAACTACAATTTCTACCGCCACGCCGGGACCGGCGTGGTGCAGCCGCGCGGTAGCGGCGCAGGCGAACAGGCACCGGCAGACCCGAGAAGCCTGTTGCCGTAA
- a CDS encoding ankyrin repeat domain-containing protein — MTTTVEVELGAGFRAQVDAVDKNGHTALMDAAKAGNLAEVSDLLERGANLAARSDKGKTALHFAAANGHADVVRLLLQRGAEVDARDRDGHTPLMLAANYGCTQTTQMLVDSGADPLAMSYSGTTALAYAENNRHRQTLDLLMKSLRPN, encoded by the coding sequence ATGACAACAACCGTGGAAGTCGAGTTGGGGGCAGGGTTCAGGGCACAGGTGGATGCGGTGGACAAAAACGGCCACACCGCATTGATGGACGCAGCAAAGGCCGGTAATCTGGCCGAGGTGAGCGACCTGCTTGAGCGGGGCGCCAACCTGGCGGCCAGAAGCGACAAGGGAAAGACGGCGCTGCATTTCGCCGCGGCCAACGGCCACGCGGACGTGGTACGCCTGCTGTTGCAAAGGGGAGCCGAGGTCGATGCCCGCGACCGTGACGGCCACACCCCGCTCATGCTGGCAGCCAACTACGGCTGCACCCAGACCACGCAGATGCTGGTCGACAGCGGCGCCGACCCGCTGGCAATGTCGTACTCAGGAACAACCGCCCTTGCCTACGCAGAGAACAACCGGCACAGACAGACCCTCGACCTCTTGATGAAGTCACTACGGCCCAACTGA